A genomic stretch from Deltaproteobacteria bacterium includes:
- the lnt gene encoding apolipoprotein N-acyltransferase — translation MNNRRQISVFKIGGAILTGLLLTASFPDMGRSYIAWFALVPLMGAIREGSPLAAFRLGLLGGMVHYLSLIYWIIPCLRNYGMLPLYLSVAILLLFSAYLSLFIAGFAAILNWTCRSVKMLLFAAPVIWVACEYIRANLFTGFPWELFGYSQFRITPLIQFADILGVYGVSWLLVLGNCSILCLVLALRKSNWHKSPLTRNKVLTAWACFILVLASFWGYGVRRLETIEAQAAKAPLKRVAVIQGNIPQEKKWDTAFQLATVDRYLDMSRREAAADPELIVWPETALPFYFGHNAPLTNRVFRGIAATGADYIVSSPSFIRQGDTVAYRNRAFMVSSREGRITGIYDKAHLVPFGEYVPLKAWLPFLGKLVAQVGDFTPGEQGIALEWENHRIGMLICYELIFPYLSRESTRNGANLLVSITNDAWYGKTSAPYQHFSMGVFRAVENRRTLARSANTGISGFIEPTGKISATTPIFEEAALTGTVPLMQISTLYTRFGDWFSLACVILSFAMMIFRIFRQKN, via the coding sequence ATGAACAATAGACGACAAATAAGTGTCTTTAAAATTGGCGGTGCCATCCTAACGGGGCTGCTGCTCACGGCATCCTTTCCTGATATGGGACGGTCCTATATCGCATGGTTCGCCCTGGTGCCGCTGATGGGCGCCATCAGAGAGGGGTCACCCCTTGCCGCTTTTCGCCTCGGGTTACTGGGGGGCATGGTGCATTACCTCTCCCTGATTTACTGGATTATTCCCTGTCTCAGGAATTACGGCATGCTCCCGCTTTACTTGAGTGTCGCCATTCTACTGCTGTTCAGCGCATATCTGTCGCTGTTTATCGCCGGCTTCGCCGCTATTCTGAACTGGACCTGCCGCAGCGTGAAAATGCTCTTATTCGCCGCGCCCGTCATCTGGGTTGCCTGCGAATATATCCGGGCGAACCTCTTCACCGGCTTCCCGTGGGAACTGTTCGGGTACTCACAGTTCCGGATCACACCCCTGATCCAGTTTGCCGACATATTGGGCGTTTACGGTGTTTCCTGGCTGCTTGTCCTGGGCAACTGCTCGATTCTCTGTCTCGTTCTGGCACTACGGAAAAGCAATTGGCACAAAAGTCCCTTGACCCGGAATAAGGTTCTGACGGCGTGGGCCTGTTTCATTCTCGTCCTCGCCTCTTTTTGGGGATACGGCGTCCGGCGACTCGAAACGATCGAGGCTCAGGCCGCCAAGGCGCCGCTGAAGCGGGTTGCCGTTATCCAGGGAAATATCCCCCAGGAGAAAAAATGGGACACTGCCTTCCAGTTGGCCACCGTCGACCGATACCTCGACATGTCACGCCGTGAAGCCGCGGCAGACCCTGAGCTGATCGTCTGGCCCGAAACGGCCCTGCCATTTTATTTCGGTCACAACGCCCCTCTCACCAACCGGGTTTTCCGGGGCATAGCCGCCACCGGGGCGGACTACATCGTCAGCAGCCCGTCATTTATACGTCAGGGCGACACCGTGGCCTACCGCAACAGGGCCTTCATGGTTTCCTCGCGCGAGGGCCGCATCACGGGCATCTACGACAAGGCCCACCTGGTACCCTTCGGCGAATATGTGCCCCTGAAAGCGTGGCTTCCCTTTTTGGGCAAGCTGGTGGCGCAGGTGGGGGACTTCACCCCCGGCGAGCAAGGGATTGCACTGGAATGGGAAAACCACCGCATCGGCATGCTGATTTGCTACGAACTGATCTTTCCCTATCTGTCCAGGGAAAGCACCCGCAACGGTGCCAACCTGTTGGTCAGTATTACCAACGATGCCTGGTACGGCAAAACCAGCGCCCCTTATCAACATTTTTCCATGGGGGTGTTCAGGGCCGTCGAAAATCGACGGACCCTGGCCAGGTCAGCCAACACCGGCATCAGCGGCTTTATCGAACCGACAGGGAAAATTTCCGCGACAACACCTATTTTCGAAGAAGCCGCCCTGACGGGGACCGTTCCCTTAATGCAAATTTCGACCCTGTACACCCGTTTCGGGGATTGGTTTTCCCTTGCGTGTGTGATATTGTCGTTTGCGATGATGATTTTCAGGATATTTCGTCAAAAAAATTAA